From the Fibrobacter sp. UWB11 genome, the window GGTCGCCCTGACCGTGGTAGCATTGATTCCATTTCGGGCTTGGCGCCTGCGATTGCAATTGACCAAAAGAGCGCAAGCAAGAGCCCGCGTAGTACGGTCGCAACGCTCACTGAGATTTACGACTACTTCCGCATTTTGTGGGCTCGCGTAGGCACGGCGCATTGTTTGAAATGCGGAAAGCCGGTCAGCTCTTATGCCGCTGGCGACTTGATGCAGTTTGCTTTTGACCGAGACATCAACAAGATGGTGACGGTGCTTGCTCCGTTCGAAATCAAGGACGAAATTAAGTTGTCCAAGATTCTCACGGAAAAGGGTTACCGCAAGGCATATCTTGGCAAAAAGCTTGTGGAACTCCCGCTGCCCAAAGTCCCGACACGCGAAAAGCAGTTGCTGGCTGTAGTCGATTCTGTGGTGGTCAAGGAAGAAAATCGTGCTCGCCTTGTTGAAGCGTTTGAACGCGGCTACCGCGATGGTAACGGAATTCTCTACGTGGATTGCGATGGCGAAGAACGTCTCGCTGCAAGCGAAAAGCCGGGTTGCCCGGATTGCGGCTGGTACATGGATTCCGCGCTGAACCCCAAGCATTTCAGTTTCAATACGCACTGGGGCGCCTGCGAAACATGCCTTGGTCTTGGTCATTTTAAGGATGGCGAAGAATGCCCGGATTGCCATGGCGAACGCTTGAAGCCAGAATATCTTGCGGTGCGCATCTTGGGCAAGAACATTATGGATGTGCATCACATGAGCATTGCCGAAGCTCGCGATTGGTTTGCAAAGGTGGATTTCACCCAGGAAGAAAATGCGACTTCTGCATCCATCCAAAGTAAAACGACAATTGCCTCTCCGCTCCTCCGCGAAATCATTGGTCGTTTGGACTTCTTGATTAGCGTGGGCCTTGGCTACATTGGTCTTGACCGTGCGGGCGATACGCTCTCGGGAGGTGAATCCCAGCGTATCCGCTTGGCAAGCCAAATCGGCAGCGGCCTTGAAGGCGTACTTTATGTGCTTGATGAACCGACTGTGGGCCTTCACGAAAGCGATACCGCGAAACTTCTCGATACACTTTACCGCTTGCGCGATTTGGGCAATACGCTTGTGGTTGTGGAACACGACATTAAGATGATGCAGGCCGCAGACCACATTATCGATATGGGCCCTGGTGCTGGAGACTTTGGCGGTGAAGTTGTTGCCGAAGGAAGTCCAGCGGAACTTGCAAAACCGTATGCGTTGCAGCAGTTCCCGCGCAGCGAAACGGTCAAGTTCCTTACGTATTCCACGCCGGTCGCTAACCAGCTGGAACCGGTGCGCATTACGGAGGATACGGAATTCTATGAATTCAAGAACCTCAAGGCGAATAACTTGAAAAATTTGTCTGTGAAATTCCCGAAAAAGGCGGTGAGCGTTGTCTGTGGCGTTTCGGGATCGGGCAAGAGTTCTCTTGTTGTTGATGAAATATTCCCGGCGCTTAAAAAACAGTTTCAGGCGCGTGGACGCAAAAAACAGAGCGGCGAAGTCTTGCTTGTGGACCAGAGCCCGATTTCGGGAACGCCACGCAGTACGCCGGCAAGCTTTACAGGTGTCTTTGACGATATCCGCAAGCTGTTCGCGAAGCTCGAACAGTCCAAGATGAAGGGCTTCGATTACGGTCGCTTTAGCTATAACCTTGCGCGAGGCCGTTGCCCCGCTTGCGAGGGCCGTGGCGCCGTCGCTGTCGAAATGCACTTCCTCTCGGATATTTGGGAAACTTGTGAAGTCTGCGGTGGCAAACGTTACAATCAAGAAACTCTTACGGTCACGTTCAAGGGCAAGAACATTGCTGACGTGCTTGACATGCGCATTGTCGAAGCCTGCGAATTCTTCAAGGACCAGCCGAAAATTTTGCCGAAACTCGAATGTCTCCGCGATGTGGGCCTCCCGTACGTGAAACTCGGTCAACCCGTGACGACGCTTTCGGGCGGTGAATCCCAGCGCTTAAAGCTTGCTGCTGAACTTTGCCGCCGTCCGGCAAATGAAATGGTCTACCTGCTCGACGAACCGACAACGGGGCTTCATTTGAAGGATATCCAGATTCTGTGGAACCTCTTGCGTAGGCTTTCGGCGCGTGGCGATACGGTCATTGTCATTGAGCACCATCCGGATATTATCCGTTTGGCGGACTGGAAGGTCGAATTGGGGCCTGTTGGCGGTGCAAAGGGCGGTTACTTGCTTGAAATGGGCGTTAATTCGTCAAAATTTTAGAACATCTTTTCTAAGAAGAAATTATTTTTCTAAACGAGAAGGTTCTAAAAGACAGGAGAGCTTATGACATTTTCCCGATTGCTTCCGCTTTTGTTGCTAGTCCCGGCGCTTACCATGGCCGATGAAGACCGCAACTTCAAATTGACTTCGGAAAATTTTAAGGTCGGTAGCCTCCTGGACGGAAGTATTGTAGAAAATGCTTCCAAGAAAGCTATTGCATTGGACAAATCTTTAGCAATCTCGCAAGCTCCGGTGTTCCCGCTGCACCCTAACACGCTTTACCTTCGCTATAAAAAATCCGCAAAGGAATATTATTGGTTTTCTGGGGAAGCAAAGCCGGAAGAATATAAAAAGCTCCATGCCTTTAACCTTAAAGATAATCATCTAGGCGTGCGCGAAGTCGCTGGCCTCCGTTTTTACGCCTCCCGCCAGTATAAAGCCTTCCAGGACGAAGCTGATATCTACTTTGATGCCGAGTACGTTTATTCCCCGCGCGTATCCAAACTCCTGTTTATGAAGAATGGCAAGTGGCAGGTCTTGGAAGAAAGCGTTCATCCGGGCATGGTGCAAATCCAGTCCGATGAAAAAAAATTGGAAGTCGTGGCCTTGAATTCAAAGATGAAAGCGGGGACGAGGACGATTTATCCGGCAGAAAATGGGGTCTACATTTTCTCCTTCAATGCGCCTGACAAATATCCGTATGTGGATGCCGCTGTGCTCAAGCCGGGCGAGGTGCTCACGTTCAATGTGAAGTTCCCGGAACCGGATTCCGTTGTCGAACTTTCGAGCTCTAGCGCCGTTCCCGAAGTTGCCGTAACTAGTTCGGGGGCTGTTCCCGTTGCAGATTCTGTATCAGTTTCTTCTAGCTCGGGTGCCGCTCCTGCTGATTCTTTGGTAATTCCTGATTTTGACGCTCCTGTTTCGAGTTCCAGTGTTGCTTCTTCGGAATCGAAATCGCCTGCGCCAGAGCTTTCCGTGACGCTTGAACAAGTGCAGGCTCTTCAAACGCTCGAAGAAACTGAAACACTTTACGATGCTTTCTCTGCTGATGTCGACAAGAATTTCACGCGTGTGGACACGACTGAATTTTCGAAATTCTATCCGCCCATCAAGCCCGCCGATTCTCTTGGACTGAATGATTCTGGAAAGGTCTATCGCAATTACGTTTCTCACTATAATTACAAACGTGCCGAAGCGCAAACGTTGTGGCGCCAAAAGAAGTTAGGTGTTGTGAGTGCTATGTACAAGGCGTTCCATGCAAAGCTTGATAGTCTTCAGGCTCTTCCGATTGATATCAACGTGAAACCTGTTGCAATCGAAAACATTTTGAAAGCTCCCGAAACCGTTACGGACTCGGCAGACACGATTAAGAATGTAACGGGGCCTGCAAAGGTGGATTCTCTGAACCTTCATTTTGGTGCGGCTCACAGCCGTGTAGAAGTTTCTTGGAAAGGCGTTGTGGAAGGTTTCTCTATGGATTCGCTTTCGTCCATGCTTGCCAATAACGATTCTACTCTCGTAACAACGTTGCACCTTGTGAACAATAAGCCGGTGTGGGTGTTCAAGGAAGGAACTCTTGTTGGCCGTTACCAGTATCGATATACCAAGATTCTTTTCCGTGTGGGCGATTCTCTCTATACCGGCAAGGGTGAATTTAGTTTGCCTAAACACATTGCAATGGAAAAAGAAGTTGAGGAATGGCTTAGGAATAAAGTGCCTGAATCGTCTTCGTCTGTAATTGCAAGTTCGTCTTCCGAAGCTGTGGTAGATACAGTCAAGGCGGACTCCTTTAATATTGTTGAACATGCAACTCGCGGTACCGTTGCCATTATTGATTCCGGCTCGTTCCGCTATCGTGGCAAGGTTGTTTCGATGTCACCGTACGCAATCCATACAACCGAAGTCACGCAGGAATTTTTCCACAAGATTATGGGGCTTCTGGATTCTGCAAAGCGCATTCCGGATAGGTCTGCATTCAAGGGCCCGCAAAAACCGGTCCAGAACATTACTTGGGAAAAAGCTCAATATGCATGTAAGGTGCTTGGCGGTGATTTGCCGACCGAAGCTCAGTGGGAATATGCTGGTCGTGCCGGTAGCAACGATGGAATTCTTTGGAATTCCGATGACGTGATGAGTGTCGGCAAGTATGCAATCTTCGCGGAAAACTCTTTTAAGAGAGGCAAAAAGAGCGACGCTTATGGTCCGCACGATGTAGCGACCAAGTCTCCGAATGCATGGGGCCTTTATGATATGTCGGGTAACGTAACCGAATGGACTCGCGATAATTACTTTGCAATCACGTTCTCTATTGAAAGCTCAAATCCGACGGGTTCTTTCTGGGGTACGGGTAAAGTAATAAAGGGCGGTTCCTGGAAGGACAAGGCAAAGAAACTGAACATGACTGAACGAGATGATGAAGATCCACGTTACTGGTCTGATTTCATCGGCTTCCGTTGCGTGTTCCCACTCGATAGAATTATTCAGGGAAAGTAAAATGAACAACGATTCCAATAAGGAAAAAAGTTTATTCAAGAAGCTTACGGCACTCCCGTATTTGCTGGTGTTCTTGGCATTGTTGATGCCATTGGCCAACGTTTCTTGCTCGGCAAAAGAGGATAGCAAGCCGATTGCCGAAATGACGTTTTATCAGGTGGCTTCTGGTGTTGACCTCGATCAATCGCTTGTGGAACCGGCGCTGGGGCAGATGCACCGCATGGTCAAGGAGAATCCGAAAGTTCTCGACCGTTTCAAAACGCAGATGCCGAACTTCCCCAAGATGGAGTCCGTTCATCATTTGTACGGAATCCTAGCGGCTGTATTCTTGGCTGCTGTATTTGCTTGGCTTGTTCCGCTTGCATCGACGGTGATGGGGCTATTGTCGATGATTTCGCTGTGGTCGCTTTTGATGAAGCTATCGCATATTAGCGAAACTCTTGGAATCCCGCTCTTGAAAGTAGAGGCGGGCATTGGGCTTTATTGCGCGAGTTTCCTGATTTTGATTGGAACGGCGATGAATATCGCGACGATGGTCCGCCCGGCTGTTATGGCGCGGCGCGCTCGCAAAAAACAAAAGTAAATAGAATCGAAGTTGTAACGCGCGGACCTGGCTTTTGCCGGGATTTACTTGATTTGAATACGTGACTTTTATCAAATGTAAGTAAATTGTAGTGAAATTTTACAAAAAAGTTATGATTTGTTGGGGTTTTCCTTTTGTTTCGAAAATTTTAAATTTTCGCGCGTTGTGGGGTTATCGTAGACACCTGTTTATGATAGCTGGATGTTTGGTACGTAACATTAAAAACCAATGATACTTGGTGATAGTATCAGACTTTTAATATTATGACAGAACAACGAAAAGTTTCTGCATCCGGTTTATCTTCGATTCCCCAAGGGAAGAATATAATCCCTGTTGCTTTTTCTGCAAACTTTTCGCTAACATCCTTGCCCCATTTAACGAACTCTATAGTTGGGAGATAGACAATGAGAAATCTGAAAGCATTTTCTGCTTTTGCTTTTGCCCTCGCCTTGACGGGAACATCATTTGCTGCCGATGGAGAAGAAATTCTCGGTACGTATGGCGCCATTACGGTTAAGAAGGTTCAAAAAGAGGTCGTACAAGATTGGGAAAGTAAATCGTACAGAATTGTTGCTGTTATCGATGATGAATCTGATGAAACTCCGGTGATTACTGAAGATATCCAGGCGGATTCTGTTTATTACAATCGTGTCTTTAAGTCCAAGATTCCGTCTACAATCATGTTGCCTTTCGATGTGCCAACGTGGAAGTTATCTGGCCTTAACGCTTTTGAATTTGTAAGTGTTGTGAAGTATACGGATCATTTTGTTATCAATGTTCGTGATGCCAAATATGCTAACACTATCAAGGCAAATACTCCTTATGTCGTCATGCCTGAACAGGATAAGGATACAGTCATTTCGTTCCATATGGATTATCAAACTCCAGATTATGTGACTCTCAATACGACAACGGAAAATGGGCATGGAGTTTTTTCTGCAGGCGGTTATGATTGGAATGTTATAGGGACCTATGAACGTATAGAATTCAAAAAGCCTAAGGGTGTCTATGGTTTTGCTTCTGAAGAACGCGAAAATACGAAAATAGGTGATTTCAGGAGAGCTGCTTGCAGTGAAACACGTTGTCCCTTCATCAAACCTTTTAGAGCGTATTTAAAGTGCACTTTGACCAAGGAAGAGTCTGCTTCGCAAGTGAAGGGTTTGGCTAAGATGGCTGAATCTGCCAGTTTG encodes:
- a CDS encoding formylglycine-generating enzyme family protein, whose translation is MTFSRLLPLLLLVPALTMADEDRNFKLTSENFKVGSLLDGSIVENASKKAIALDKSLAISQAPVFPLHPNTLYLRYKKSAKEYYWFSGEAKPEEYKKLHAFNLKDNHLGVREVAGLRFYASRQYKAFQDEADIYFDAEYVYSPRVSKLLFMKNGKWQVLEESVHPGMVQIQSDEKKLEVVALNSKMKAGTRTIYPAENGVYIFSFNAPDKYPYVDAAVLKPGEVLTFNVKFPEPDSVVELSSSSAVPEVAVTSSGAVPVADSVSVSSSSGAAPADSLVIPDFDAPVSSSSVASSESKSPAPELSVTLEQVQALQTLEETETLYDAFSADVDKNFTRVDTTEFSKFYPPIKPADSLGLNDSGKVYRNYVSHYNYKRAEAQTLWRQKKLGVVSAMYKAFHAKLDSLQALPIDINVKPVAIENILKAPETVTDSADTIKNVTGPAKVDSLNLHFGAAHSRVEVSWKGVVEGFSMDSLSSMLANNDSTLVTTLHLVNNKPVWVFKEGTLVGRYQYRYTKILFRVGDSLYTGKGEFSLPKHIAMEKEVEEWLRNKVPESSSSVIASSSSEAVVDTVKADSFNIVEHATRGTVAIIDSGSFRYRGKVVSMSPYAIHTTEVTQEFFHKIMGLLDSAKRIPDRSAFKGPQKPVQNITWEKAQYACKVLGGDLPTEAQWEYAGRAGSNDGILWNSDDVMSVGKYAIFAENSFKRGKKSDAYGPHDVATKSPNAWGLYDMSGNVTEWTRDNYFAITFSIESSNPTGSFWGTGKVIKGGSWKDKAKKLNMTERDDEDPRYWSDFIGFRCVFPLDRIIQGK